One window of Magallana gigas chromosome 2, xbMagGiga1.1, whole genome shotgun sequence genomic DNA carries:
- the LOC105318548 gene encoding histone PARylation factor 1 — protein sequence MASKKPCRYGGNCYRKNPQHLRDYRHPNDSPESDEEANNPKRKRANDVIDSEENETKKTKGVDSPKDNDPEEASESPNESSCDAKAEEETDSDQMDKDIPSPDNVKDNIKQKYLMEMPEDFYQFWEFCKEQNKSQPENAMYSFLGWKLVGPYDILAGKHKGISRNKNGRRPNYLLHYRYYYDPPEFMTVIRGDDKTQFHIGYFRDVPSEMPVFVAVNQAADSCNIVPRGENIFGAVKNIIDETLKAKSTDQEKKKKMEHFQSKLVNFAQTKGICLALQSPSMKQRNKKVVCKSFHGAGIVVPVDQNEVGYRPVPETPADLKKMLKKVVDSKTEKERDKNMDPIQELVTLVQFANDECDYGEGLELGIDLFSYGGDVLHPIMEHLLPLAYQLLGRFEYKEIIESHLRHRSHKVNNELEL from the coding sequence ATGGCGTCGAAGAAACCGTGTAGATATGGCGGGAATTGTTATAGAAAGAATCCACAGCATTTACGGGATTATAGACATCCAAATGATTCACCAGAGTCAGATGAGGAAGCAAACAATCCCAAAAGAAAAAGAGCGAATGATGTCATCGATTCAGAggaaaatgaaacgaaaaaaaCTAAAGGTGTGGATTCGCCAAAAGACAATGATCCTGAAGAGGCATCGGAGAGCCCCAATGAAAGCAGTTGTGATGCCAAAGCAGAAGAAGAAACTGATTCAGATCAAATGGATAAAGACATCCCATCCCCCGATAATGTTAAAGATAACATTAAGCAAAAGTATCTCATGGAAATGCCAGAAGatttttaccaattttgggaGTTTTGCAAAGAGCAAAATAAATCACAACCAGAAAACGCAATGTATTCATTCCTGGGTTGGAAGCTAGTCGGACCATATGACATTCTTGCGGGAAAACATAAAGGAATCAGCAGAAACAAGAATGGAAGAAGACCTAACTACCTCTTGCACTACCGCTATTACTATGATCCTCCAGAATTTATGACTGTTATTAGAGGTGATGACAAAACTCAGTTCCATATTGGATATTTCAGAGATGTTCCTTCAGAAATGCCAGTGTTTGTTGCTGTGAACCAAGCAGCAGATTCATGTAACATAGTGCCTAGAGGAGAAAACATATTTGGTGCTGTGAAAAATATCATTGATGaaacattaaaagcaaaatcTACTGATcaggaaaagaagaaaaagatggAACATTTCCAGAGTAAATTGGTTAACTTTGCGCAGACCAAAGGCATTTGTTTAGCCTTACAAAGCCCTTCAATGAAACAACGCAATAAAAAAGTTGTTTGCAAGAGTTTTCATGGGGCTGGAATTGTTGTTCCTGTTGACCAGAATGAGGTTGGCTATAGGCCAGTACCGGAAACACCAGctgatttaaagaaaatgttgaaGAAAGTCGTGGATAGTAAAACTGAAAAGGAAAGAGACAAGAATATGGACCCTATTCAAGAACTTGTGACACTTGTACAGTTTGCAAATGATGAATGTGATTATGGGGAGGGACTTGAACTTGGCATTGACCTATTTTCCTATGGAGGAGATGTCCTTCATCCTATTATGGAACATTTGCTCCCCCTCGCTTATCAGCTTCTGGGACGTtttgaatacaaagaaattattGAGTCGCATTTGCGACACAGATCGCATAAAGTTAACAATGAACTGGAActctga